In the Oreochromis aureus strain Israel breed Guangdong linkage group 14, ZZ_aureus, whole genome shotgun sequence genome, one interval contains:
- the aldoca gene encoding fructose-bisphosphate aldolase C-A isoform X2, whose product MTHQFPTISEAQKRELHETALRIVSPGKGILAADESVGSMAKRLAQVGVENTEENRRQYRQILFSADDRINSCIGGVIFFHETLYQHSDNGVPFVKMIRDRGILVGVKVDKGVVPLAGTCGETTTQGLDGLSERCAQYKKDGAVFAKWRCVLKISDVNPSKLAITENANVLARYSSICQQHGIVPVIEPEILPDGDHDLKRCQYVTEKVLAAVYKAMSDHHVYLEGTLLKPNMVTPGHSCSTKYSPEEVAMATLTALRRTVPPAVTGIAFLSGGQSEEEASIHLNAINNCPLPKPWVLTFSFGRALQASALRAWRGHKENEKAATEQFIKRAEVNSLACQGKYTGGDNYGEDGQRIYGSCHAY is encoded by the exons ATGACGCATCAGTTCCCAACGATCTCCGAGGCTCAGAAGAGGGAGCTGCATGAGACCGCTTTACGCATAGTTTCTCCAGGGAAGGGCATCCTGGCTGCAGATGAGTCTGTAG GCAGTATGGCTAAGCGGCTGGCTCAAGTTGGAGTGGAGAACACGGAGGAGAACCGCAGGCAGTATCGCCAGATCCTCTTCAGTGCGGACGATCGCATCAACAGCTGCATCGGAGGGGTCATCTTCTTCCACGAGACCCTGTACCAACACTCTGACAATGGCGTTCCCTTTGTCAAAATGATCAGGGACAGGGGAATCCTGGTTGGAGTCAAG GTTGACAAAGGTGTTGTTCCCCTGGCAGGAACTTGTGGAGAAACCACCACACAGG GTCTGGATGGATTGTCTGAGCGTTGTGCGCAGTATAAAAAGGACGGCGCTGTCTTCGCAAAGTGGCGCTGTGTGCTCAAAATTAGTGACGTCAATCCATCAAAGCTGGCTATCACAGAAAATGCGAATGTTCTTGCACGTTACTCTAGTATCTGCCAGCAG cATGGCATCGTGCCCGTCATAGAGCCAGAGATTTTGCCTGATGGTGATCATGACCTGAAGCGCTGCCAGTATGTCACTGAGAAG GTCCTGGCTGCAGTGTACAAGGCCATGTCAGACCATCACGTGTACCTCGAAGGCACTCTGCTCAAACCCAACATGGTCACTCCTGGACACAGCTGCTCCACCAAGTACAGCCCAGAGGAGGTTGCAATGGCAACCCTCACTGCTCTGCGCCGCACAGTTCCCCCAGCTGTGACAG GAATTGCTTTTCTGTCAGGAGGTCAGAGTGAAGAGGAGGCCTCTATCCACCTTAATGCCATCAACAACTGCCCTCTGCCCAAACCCTGGGTCCTGACGTTCTCCTTCGGACGAGCCCTGCAGGCGTCTGCACTCAGAGCCTGGAGAGGACATAAAGAGAACGAGAAAGCCGCCACTGAACAGTTCATCAAGAGAGCAGAG GTGAACAGTCTGGCATGTCAGGGAAAGTACACTGGTGGAGATAACTATGGAGAGGATGGCCAGCGCATTTACGGTTCCTGCCATGCATATTGA
- the aldoca gene encoding fructose-bisphosphate aldolase C-A isoform X1, with protein sequence MRPILISGCSDNQSLRMTHQFPTISEAQKRELHETALRIVSPGKGILAADESVGSMAKRLAQVGVENTEENRRQYRQILFSADDRINSCIGGVIFFHETLYQHSDNGVPFVKMIRDRGILVGVKVDKGVVPLAGTCGETTTQGLDGLSERCAQYKKDGAVFAKWRCVLKISDVNPSKLAITENANVLARYSSICQQHGIVPVIEPEILPDGDHDLKRCQYVTEKVLAAVYKAMSDHHVYLEGTLLKPNMVTPGHSCSTKYSPEEVAMATLTALRRTVPPAVTGIAFLSGGQSEEEASIHLNAINNCPLPKPWVLTFSFGRALQASALRAWRGHKENEKAATEQFIKRAEVNSLACQGKYTGGDNYGEDGQRIYGSCHAY encoded by the exons ATGAGACCCATCTTAATTTCAG GCTGCTCAGATAATCAGTCACTCAGGATGACGCATCAGTTCCCAACGATCTCCGAGGCTCAGAAGAGGGAGCTGCATGAGACCGCTTTACGCATAGTTTCTCCAGGGAAGGGCATCCTGGCTGCAGATGAGTCTGTAG GCAGTATGGCTAAGCGGCTGGCTCAAGTTGGAGTGGAGAACACGGAGGAGAACCGCAGGCAGTATCGCCAGATCCTCTTCAGTGCGGACGATCGCATCAACAGCTGCATCGGAGGGGTCATCTTCTTCCACGAGACCCTGTACCAACACTCTGACAATGGCGTTCCCTTTGTCAAAATGATCAGGGACAGGGGAATCCTGGTTGGAGTCAAG GTTGACAAAGGTGTTGTTCCCCTGGCAGGAACTTGTGGAGAAACCACCACACAGG GTCTGGATGGATTGTCTGAGCGTTGTGCGCAGTATAAAAAGGACGGCGCTGTCTTCGCAAAGTGGCGCTGTGTGCTCAAAATTAGTGACGTCAATCCATCAAAGCTGGCTATCACAGAAAATGCGAATGTTCTTGCACGTTACTCTAGTATCTGCCAGCAG cATGGCATCGTGCCCGTCATAGAGCCAGAGATTTTGCCTGATGGTGATCATGACCTGAAGCGCTGCCAGTATGTCACTGAGAAG GTCCTGGCTGCAGTGTACAAGGCCATGTCAGACCATCACGTGTACCTCGAAGGCACTCTGCTCAAACCCAACATGGTCACTCCTGGACACAGCTGCTCCACCAAGTACAGCCCAGAGGAGGTTGCAATGGCAACCCTCACTGCTCTGCGCCGCACAGTTCCCCCAGCTGTGACAG GAATTGCTTTTCTGTCAGGAGGTCAGAGTGAAGAGGAGGCCTCTATCCACCTTAATGCCATCAACAACTGCCCTCTGCCCAAACCCTGGGTCCTGACGTTCTCCTTCGGACGAGCCCTGCAGGCGTCTGCACTCAGAGCCTGGAGAGGACATAAAGAGAACGAGAAAGCCGCCACTGAACAGTTCATCAAGAGAGCAGAG GTGAACAGTCTGGCATGTCAGGGAAAGTACACTGGTGGAGATAACTATGGAGAGGATGGCCAGCGCATTTACGGTTCCTGCCATGCATATTGA
- the rskra gene encoding ribosomal protein S6 kinase-related protein, with amino-acid sequence MFTVDLCVSTVALQRQLKHPFIHNLQDCWQTQRHLFIMCDYCSTGDLHTCWLLKGHFGEEEVRLIAAELGSALGFLHDLGIMHRDIKMENILLNDQGHLRLSDFGLSRRLKRGGRAFTICGTIQYMAPEILSGGPYNHAADWWSLGIMLFSLATGKFPLMAEVDHCRMLAKVRDFSYVLPETFSSALILLLTELLCKNPVNRLRNLECFKMQMFFRGTSFDPYILQKTPVDFILELRTHPDWAAKSTRGFSLDYFDNFDCDHILHSPRESQ; translated from the exons ATGTTCACTGTCGATCTGTGTGTGTCGACTGTTGCATTGCAGCGGCAGCTCAAACACCCTTTTATCCACAATCTGCAGGACTGCTGGCAGACGCAGCGCCATCTCTTCATTA TGTGTGACTACTGCAGTACTGGTGACCTGCACACTTGTTGGTTACTGAAGGGCCACTTTGGGGAGGAAGAGGTTCGGCTCATTGCTGCAGAGCTGGGCAGCGCACTGG GATTCCTACATGACTTAGGAATCATGCACAGAGATATAAAA atggagaACATTCTATTAAATGATCAAG GTCACCTTCGACTGTCTGATTTCGGTCTGTCTCGCCGCCTGAAACGAGGAGGGCGAGCTTTTACAATATGTGGGACGATCCAGTACATGG CTCCTGAAATCTTGAGCGGGGGTCCGTACAACCATGCTGCTGACTGGTGGTCTCTTGGGATTATGCTATTCTCACTGGCGACAGGAAAG TTTCCACTAATGGCAGAAGTAGACCACTGTCGAATGCTGGCAAAGGTCAGAGATTTTTCTTATGTGCTGCCCGAGACCTTCAGCTCTGCTCTGATCCTACTCCTCACTGAG CTTTTGTGCAAGAATCCGGTGAACCGCCTTCGTAATCTGGAGTGTTTCAAGATGCAGATGTTCTTCCGTGGCACTTCATTCGACCCTTACATCCTCCAGAAGACACCGGTTGACTTCATCCTAGAGCTCAGGACGCACCCTGATTGGGCAGCCAAATCCACAAGAGGCTTTTCATTGGATTACTTCGATAACTTTGACTGTGATCACATCCTTCACTCCCCCCGTGAGTCCCAGTGA